The following proteins are co-located in the Phytoactinopolyspora mesophila genome:
- a CDS encoding class I SAM-dependent methyltransferase yields MADIGCGHGAPLILLARAYPASTFVGVDHHVPSDEAARGAAAQAGVSDRLTFEVADADAGKR; encoded by the coding sequence TTGGCCGATATCGGCTGCGGGCACGGCGCGCCCCTGATCCTGCTGGCGCGGGCTTATCCCGCCTCGACGTTCGTCGGCGTCGACCATCACGTGCCCTCGGATGAGGCGGCGCGTGGGGCGGCGGCCCAGGCAGGCGTGAGCGACCGGCTGACGTTCGAAGTCGCAGACGCCGACGCAGGGAAGCGATGA
- a CDS encoding TetR family transcriptional regulator: MPKLWTETIEAHRREVRDAVLDTTAALVAEQGLLSVTMSQIAEGAGIGRATLYKYFPDVETIVLAWHERQITNHLEHLAAVRDGVNDAGQRVRAVLEAYAHISRGIAEHGIRHHNPELAAFLHRDEHGQVTGARRELSGMIRDLLAEAAATGDVRDDIGADELANYCLHALSAAGALPSAAAVSRLVDVTLAGLRSSGGLR, translated from the coding sequence GTGCCAAAGCTGTGGACGGAGACCATCGAGGCGCACCGCCGCGAGGTCCGGGACGCCGTCTTGGACACCACTGCCGCATTAGTGGCCGAACAAGGCCTGCTGTCGGTGACGATGTCGCAGATCGCCGAGGGGGCTGGCATCGGACGCGCCACGCTGTACAAGTACTTCCCAGATGTCGAAACGATCGTGCTCGCCTGGCACGAGCGGCAGATCACCAACCACCTCGAACATCTCGCCGCTGTCAGAGACGGGGTGAACGACGCCGGTCAGCGGGTGAGAGCTGTGCTCGAGGCTTACGCGCACATCTCGCGCGGAATCGCCGAACACGGCATCCGGCACCACAATCCGGAGTTGGCGGCGTTCCTGCATCGAGACGAGCACGGCCAGGTCACCGGAGCGCGTCGAGAGCTGAGCGGCATGATCCGGGATCTGCTGGCCGAGGCCGCGGCAACCGGGGACGTCCGCGACGACATCGGGGCGGACGAGCTCGCGAATTATTGTCTGCATGCTCTTTCCGCTGCCGGTGCTCTGCCGTCCGCGGCGGCGGTCAGCCGGCTCGTCGACGTGACGCTCGCTGGGCTGCGCTCTTCCGGCGGTCTCCGGTAG
- a CDS encoding zinc-binding dehydrogenase has translation MKVAVIDRYGPPDVLRIVDAPLPKPGAGQVLVRVCAVAATSADARIRGARFPRGFAPFARLMFGVFRPRRRVLGSSFSGVVQAVGPGVTGFQPGDAVCGMTGLKMGAYAEHVAIPAKKLVRKPDEVSHEEAAGLLFGGTTALFFLRDKLKVASGSAVLINGASGAIGTNAVQLARHLGAVVTGVTSGPNTELVAELGVARVIDYETEDLAQCNDRFDAVLDTVGNLSIRSGRRLLSESGLLALVVADLPEMVRARGNVVAGTATERVEDIEFLLSLAAAGELKVVIDHAYDLSEVAEAHARIDSGRKVGNVVMRL, from the coding sequence GTGAAGGTCGCCGTGATCGACAGGTACGGCCCGCCGGACGTCCTCCGTATCGTCGATGCCCCACTGCCGAAGCCGGGCGCCGGTCAGGTGCTGGTGCGGGTGTGTGCGGTCGCGGCCACGTCGGCTGACGCGCGCATCCGCGGTGCTCGGTTTCCCCGTGGCTTCGCGCCGTTCGCACGGCTGATGTTCGGCGTCTTCCGGCCGCGAAGGCGCGTCCTCGGCAGCTCTTTCTCGGGTGTGGTGCAGGCGGTCGGTCCGGGTGTCACTGGCTTCCAGCCCGGCGATGCCGTATGCGGCATGACCGGGCTCAAGATGGGCGCTTACGCCGAACACGTGGCGATTCCGGCCAAGAAGCTGGTGCGGAAGCCGGACGAGGTGAGCCACGAGGAAGCCGCCGGCCTGCTGTTCGGTGGAACCACCGCACTCTTCTTCCTCCGGGACAAGCTGAAAGTGGCATCCGGCAGCGCCGTTCTCATCAACGGGGCCTCCGGCGCCATCGGCACCAATGCCGTGCAACTGGCGAGGCACCTCGGCGCGGTTGTCACTGGCGTCACGAGCGGGCCCAACACCGAACTGGTGGCGGAGCTGGGGGTGGCCAGGGTCATCGACTACGAGACGGAAGACCTGGCGCAATGCAACGACCGGTTCGATGCCGTCCTCGACACCGTCGGGAACCTGTCGATCCGATCAGGACGGCGGCTGCTCAGCGAGTCCGGCCTGCTGGCGCTGGTCGTGGCCGACCTGCCGGAGATGGTCCGAGCCCGCGGCAACGTTGTCGCCGGAACCGCCACAGAACGGGTGGAAGACATCGAGTTTCTCCTGAGCCTCGCCGCCGCCGGAGAACTGAAGGTGGTCATCGACCACGCCTACGACCTCTCCGAGGTTGCCGAGGCGCACGCGCGGATCGACTCCGGTCGCAAGGTCGGCAACGTCGTCATGCGCCTCTAG
- a CDS encoding YciI family protein yields the protein MKYMMFVCTDTEPDTDKTNPPDIEAWVADNDARGRRLDGDALAPTSAATTVRVRNGELLVSDGPFTETKEVIVGYDVLECADLDEAIEIARAHPMAREGRLELRPFGDLDG from the coding sequence ATGAAGTACATGATGTTCGTGTGCACGGATACCGAGCCGGACACCGACAAGACCAATCCGCCGGACATCGAGGCGTGGGTCGCGGACAACGATGCGCGAGGGCGGCGACTGGACGGCGATGCGCTGGCGCCGACGTCGGCGGCCACGACAGTCCGCGTGCGAAACGGGGAGCTGCTGGTCTCCGACGGGCCGTTCACGGAGACCAAAGAGGTGATCGTCGGCTACGACGTTCTCGAGTGTGCTGACCTGGATGAGGCGATCGAGATCGCTCGCGCGCACCCGATGGCGCGGGAGGGGCGGCTGGAATTGCGCCCGTTCGGCGATCTGGACGGTTGA
- a CDS encoding RNA polymerase sigma factor encodes MSDSHPAATAAAVAAACTDYYPRIVAALIRVTGDWTLAEDCAQDALTVALEKWPADGVPGNPGGWLMTVARNRAVDVLRRASVERRKLEELAAVTFVASSPDPGRGEVVDDRLRLIFTCCHPALTLEARVALTLRTICGVATADIAHALLVTESTMTRRLTRAKAKIAQAGIPYRVPQGTELDERLPGVLAVLYLLFTRGYDADGEPAFADEAIRLARLLERLMPGQSEVSGLLALFLFQHSRRDARRDPGGNLTTLDKQDRSRWDHDAIAEGLNILAGIQREGGPYTLQARIAACHAVAPSSDTTDWATIARSYDDLARIQPSPVIELNRAVAHGYAHGPAAGLALLQAARAGGALDEHPLAVAAEADLTAHAGESGRAATLFRQAAALAHSEPERRALLDRADELDI; translated from the coding sequence GTGTCCGATTCGCACCCGGCCGCGACGGCTGCGGCTGTCGCGGCCGCGTGCACGGATTACTACCCAAGGATCGTCGCCGCGCTGATTCGTGTCACCGGCGACTGGACGCTGGCCGAAGACTGCGCCCAGGATGCACTTACCGTCGCCCTCGAGAAATGGCCGGCGGACGGTGTCCCGGGTAACCCCGGTGGCTGGTTGATGACGGTGGCCCGTAACCGCGCCGTCGACGTGCTGCGGCGCGCGTCCGTGGAACGTCGCAAGCTGGAGGAGCTGGCCGCGGTCACCTTTGTGGCTTCGAGTCCCGATCCAGGCAGGGGAGAGGTCGTGGACGACCGCCTGAGGCTCATCTTCACCTGCTGCCACCCCGCGCTCACGCTCGAAGCGCGGGTGGCGCTGACGCTGCGCACGATCTGTGGTGTGGCGACCGCTGACATCGCGCACGCGCTGCTGGTCACTGAGTCGACCATGACTCGCCGCCTGACCAGGGCAAAGGCGAAGATCGCACAGGCAGGGATCCCGTATCGGGTCCCCCAGGGCACAGAGCTCGACGAGCGCCTGCCCGGCGTGCTGGCCGTGCTGTACCTGCTGTTCACTCGTGGCTACGACGCCGACGGCGAGCCCGCGTTCGCCGACGAGGCAATCCGCCTGGCCAGGTTGCTCGAGCGGCTGATGCCGGGTCAATCCGAGGTCTCCGGATTACTGGCCCTGTTTCTCTTCCAGCACTCACGGCGCGACGCCCGGCGCGACCCCGGCGGCAATCTGACGACGCTCGACAAGCAGGACCGCAGCCGCTGGGACCACGATGCCATCGCCGAAGGCCTCAACATCCTCGCCGGGATACAGCGGGAGGGCGGTCCGTACACGCTGCAGGCCCGGATCGCTGCCTGCCATGCCGTGGCGCCGTCGTCCGATACCACCGATTGGGCGACGATCGCCCGATCGTACGACGACCTCGCCCGGATCCAGCCGTCACCGGTGATCGAGCTGAACCGTGCAGTCGCGCATGGTTACGCGCACGGTCCTGCGGCCGGGCTGGCGCTCCTGCAAGCCGCCCGCGCCGGGGGCGCGCTGGACGAGCACCCGCTCGCGGTGGCCGCGGAGGCCGATCTCACCGCCCATGCCGGCGAATCCGGCCGGGCAGCCACCTTGTTCAGGCAGGCCGCCGCGCTTGCCCACTCCGAGCCCGAACGCCGCGCGCTGCTCGACCGCGCTGACGAGCTGGACATCTAG
- a CDS encoding alpha/beta fold hydrolase produces the protein MPESMTDRIVQTGKIGIAAREYGGSGHPVLLLHGAGGNLAAWDVVGPMLSARHRAVAVDLRGHGQSGDGPWNWETVLSDLEAVSNELDLRRAVVVGHSLGGVLGARWARRNPDCPAVVSLDGHRSPVPAPQNYDADAAGLTPGELSRQVAQLSAMFDGQAAAASAPLSDDHVEAMLTAQRSIAVQHGADPELAAAAARRGLVLRDGATFVRPGPETANALRDSVQTDSLPVFAELTMPVLLVLATNSVPQVPAELEPLMTAFRAGLRRDVDVLIAANPSISIHEMDASHAMLSEKPADVAESITSFVARVLGTR, from the coding sequence ATGCCCGAGTCCATGACCGACCGGATCGTCCAGACCGGGAAGATCGGCATCGCCGCACGGGAGTACGGCGGCAGCGGTCACCCAGTGCTGTTGCTGCATGGCGCGGGCGGCAACCTGGCCGCGTGGGACGTCGTCGGCCCTATGCTCAGCGCTCGGCATCGGGCGGTGGCGGTAGATCTGCGCGGCCACGGCCAGTCAGGCGACGGGCCGTGGAACTGGGAGACAGTCCTCTCGGACCTGGAAGCCGTCAGCAACGAACTAGACCTTCGTCGCGCCGTCGTCGTCGGCCATTCGCTCGGGGGTGTGCTGGGAGCGCGCTGGGCGCGCCGGAACCCGGACTGTCCTGCTGTCGTCAGTCTCGATGGTCACCGGTCGCCGGTCCCGGCCCCGCAGAATTACGACGCCGACGCGGCCGGACTCACCCCCGGCGAGCTCAGCCGCCAGGTCGCGCAGCTGTCTGCCATGTTCGACGGCCAAGCCGCGGCGGCCTCGGCACCGCTGAGCGACGACCACGTCGAAGCCATGCTCACCGCGCAACGCTCGATCGCCGTGCAGCATGGGGCAGATCCGGAACTCGCGGCCGCCGCCGCCCGCCGGGGGCTGGTCCTCCGCGACGGCGCGACCTTCGTCCGGCCGGGTCCCGAGACGGCCAACGCGCTACGCGACAGTGTCCAGACCGACAGCCTGCCGGTGTTCGCGGAGCTCACGATGCCGGTCTTGCTGGTGCTCGCCACCAACAGCGTGCCGCAGGTACCAGCCGAGCTGGAACCGCTGATGACCGCCTTCCGCGCGGGCTTGCGCCGCGACGTCGATGTCCTGATTGCGGCGAACCCGTCCATCTCGATCCACGAGATGGACGCGAGCCACGCCATGCTGTCCGAGAAGCCCGCCGATGTCGCCGAGAGCATCACATCCTTCGTTGCCCGGGTCCTAGGAACTCGTTGA
- a CDS encoding TetR family transcriptional regulator C-terminal domain-containing protein, with amino-acid sequence MPKKVDHQERRERIAAALMRVAADQGLEAVSLRHVAAEAGVTSGMVQHYFPTKEAMMDFAMKSASARFEERMTEAVRKLGDDPSARELVGAVLTTLLPVDEAGRADGRVALAFTSYAATKRTAAEVLGENNADVREFITEQIRSAQSAGSAAPGIDPEHTATALFAMAEGLAVHLLSTGLPAEAAVRALNAQLDTTFGPRRA; translated from the coding sequence GTGCCGAAAAAGGTTGATCATCAGGAGCGGCGCGAGCGGATCGCTGCGGCGCTGATGAGGGTGGCGGCGGACCAAGGCTTGGAAGCGGTGAGCCTGCGGCACGTCGCGGCCGAAGCCGGCGTGACGTCGGGGATGGTTCAGCACTACTTCCCGACGAAGGAAGCGATGATGGACTTCGCGATGAAGTCAGCCAGCGCGCGGTTCGAGGAGCGGATGACCGAAGCGGTCAGGAAGCTCGGCGACGACCCGTCCGCCCGTGAGTTGGTCGGAGCCGTGTTGACAACCCTGTTGCCTGTCGACGAGGCCGGGCGAGCCGATGGGCGCGTGGCCCTGGCCTTCACGTCCTACGCCGCGACCAAGCGCACTGCCGCAGAAGTCCTCGGCGAGAACAACGCCGATGTACGCGAGTTCATCACCGAGCAGATTCGCTCGGCCCAGTCCGCTGGTTCGGCAGCGCCCGGCATCGACCCGGAGCACACCGCCACCGCGTTGTTCGCCATGGCCGAGGGGCTGGCGGTCCACCTGCTGAGCACTGGCCTGCCGGCCGAAGCGGCGGTCAGAGCGCTCAACGCTCAACTCGATACGACGTTCGGTCCTCGGCGGGCTTGA
- a CDS encoding TetR/AcrR family transcriptional regulator: MTERPSLSRELIVEAAVRVADRGGMAQVSMRNVGKELGVEAMSLYHHLAGKDDLLDGLADWIFTQIELPDPTHPWRSAMSARAASARSALSKHSWALGLIESRRSPGPALLRHHDTVLGCLRHNGFSLRLAAHAFSAIDAYVYGFVLTEVNLPFEGTDGLDELVGEIHGSIPAGAYPHLTELMTDHVLGREYSYADEFEFGLTLILDGLEEQLG, translated from the coding sequence ATGACAGAGCGCCCGTCGCTGTCCCGAGAGCTGATCGTCGAAGCGGCGGTCCGCGTTGCCGACCGCGGCGGAATGGCTCAGGTCAGCATGCGCAACGTCGGCAAGGAACTCGGTGTCGAGGCGATGTCGCTCTACCACCACCTCGCCGGGAAAGATGACCTCCTCGACGGCTTGGCGGACTGGATATTCACTCAGATCGAGTTGCCCGATCCCACCCACCCATGGCGCTCAGCCATGAGCGCGCGAGCAGCCTCCGCCCGAAGCGCATTGTCCAAGCATTCTTGGGCGCTGGGTCTGATCGAGTCGCGTCGCTCGCCTGGACCGGCGTTGCTCAGGCACCACGACACCGTGCTCGGCTGCCTGCGGCACAACGGCTTTTCCTTGCGGCTGGCCGCCCATGCCTTTTCTGCCATCGACGCCTACGTGTACGGATTCGTGCTGACCGAGGTGAATCTGCCGTTCGAGGGGACTGACGGGCTCGATGAGCTGGTCGGTGAAATCCACGGGTCGATTCCGGCGGGGGCGTACCCGCATCTGACCGAACTCATGACCGACCACGTGCTGGGCCGCGAATACTCCTACGCCGACGAGTTCGAATTCGGGCTCACGCTCATCCTGGACGGCCTCGAAGAACAACTGGGATGA
- a CDS encoding ATP-binding cassette domain-containing protein codes for MTQEQAAPAIEVTDLVKRFGETTAVDGIDLGVARGAVLGLLGPNGAGKTTVVRVLATLLRHDAGVARVCGYDVARDAHRVRQLIGVTGQYASIDEGLTGFQNLTMVGRLLGLSRAQAKSRAAELIENAGLDEAAAKPAKTYSGGMRRRLDLAASLVNRPAVVFLDEPTTGLDPARRGDTWDMVRELATHGSTVLLTTQYLEEADHLADEIVVLDSGKVAARGTPDTLKRRLGRQTLDVRVSDPVQLDEAATRIAQIVRADPIVDVQTSHLSAAVTDSPAMPAIVRSLDEAGIEISELALRLPSLDDVFLTLTGHRATTDDATPTVGVSQGDAS; via the coding sequence ATGACTCAGGAGCAAGCAGCACCGGCCATCGAGGTCACCGATCTGGTCAAGCGATTCGGCGAGACAACGGCCGTCGACGGCATCGATCTGGGCGTCGCCCGCGGCGCTGTCCTGGGGCTGCTCGGCCCCAACGGCGCGGGCAAGACCACAGTGGTGAGAGTCCTCGCCACCCTGTTGCGCCACGATGCCGGCGTGGCCCGTGTCTGCGGGTACGACGTTGCGCGCGACGCCCACCGCGTCCGGCAGCTGATCGGGGTGACAGGTCAGTACGCATCGATCGACGAAGGGCTGACGGGCTTTCAGAACCTCACCATGGTCGGCCGGCTCCTCGGGCTGTCGAGGGCACAGGCGAAGAGCCGAGCGGCTGAGTTGATCGAGAACGCGGGCCTGGATGAGGCCGCCGCAAAGCCCGCGAAGACCTATTCCGGTGGCATGCGCCGCCGACTCGACCTCGCCGCCAGCCTGGTCAACCGGCCCGCTGTCGTCTTCCTCGACGAGCCGACCACCGGACTCGACCCCGCCAGACGAGGCGACACCTGGGACATGGTGCGTGAGCTGGCCACCCACGGCTCAACCGTTCTACTCACCACGCAGTATCTGGAAGAAGCGGACCATCTCGCCGACGAGATCGTGGTCCTCGACTCCGGGAAGGTCGCCGCACGGGGCACCCCCGACACGCTCAAACGACGCCTTGGCCGCCAAACACTCGACGTACGCGTCTCCGACCCTGTCCAGCTCGACGAAGCGGCCACCCGCATCGCACAGATCGTCCGAGCCGATCCGATCGTCGACGTCCAGACCAGTCACCTCAGCGCTGCCGTCACTGACAGCCCCGCGATGCCCGCGATCGTGCGGAGCCTCGACGAGGCAGGCATCGAGATCAGCGAACTGGCACTGCGCCTGCCCAGCCTGGACGACGTCTTCCTGACCCTGACCGGCCACCGCGCCACCACCGACGACGCGACCCCGACCGTGGGCGTGAGCCAAGGAGACGCATCATGA
- a CDS encoding ABC transporter permease, producing MTSSTLMPTHPGATPQKHATPSQALTQCTTLSWRGIVKIPRHPMGLADVIIGPAIFLVLFGYVFGGAIAGDTDGYLQYVFPGILGMMTLFATMGVGVALSSDLSTGIFDRFRSLPIVRIAPLIGAIGSDIVRQIISLTALVGFGLLLGVRFNASIWSVLAGCALALAFALALSWVWVLLALAVKDTQAVQGLGAIIILPLAFASNIFVQPETMPDWMQTIATWNPVGHLVDAVRGLMMGGPVAQPVMYTVIWMAAFVVIFTPLSLIAYKRRA from the coding sequence ATGACCAGCAGCACACTCATGCCCACCCACCCAGGCGCGACACCACAGAAGCACGCCACCCCGTCACAGGCGCTGACCCAGTGCACAACGCTGTCGTGGCGAGGAATCGTCAAGATCCCCCGTCATCCGATGGGTCTGGCCGACGTGATCATCGGGCCGGCCATCTTTCTCGTCCTGTTCGGCTACGTCTTCGGCGGCGCGATCGCCGGGGACACCGACGGTTACCTCCAGTACGTCTTCCCCGGCATCCTCGGGATGATGACCCTGTTCGCCACCATGGGCGTCGGTGTCGCGCTGAGCAGCGACCTGTCGACAGGCATCTTCGACCGTTTCCGCAGCCTGCCCATCGTCCGCATCGCACCCCTGATCGGAGCGATCGGCAGCGACATCGTCCGCCAGATCATCTCACTCACCGCGCTCGTGGGCTTCGGCCTCCTCCTCGGAGTCCGGTTCAACGCCAGCATCTGGTCAGTCCTCGCCGGCTGCGCTCTCGCGCTGGCTTTCGCCCTCGCCTTGTCCTGGGTATGGGTCCTGCTCGCACTCGCCGTCAAAGACACCCAAGCAGTTCAGGGGCTCGGAGCGATCATCATCCTTCCCCTGGCCTTCGCCAGCAACATCTTCGTTCAGCCCGAGACCATGCCCGACTGGATGCAGACCATCGCGACCTGGAACCCCGTCGGCCATCTCGTCGACGCCGTCCGAGGCCTCATGATGGGCGGACCAGTGGCCCAGCCGGTGATGTACACCGTGATCTGGATGGCCGCCTTCGTCGTGATCTTCACCCCGCTGTCCCTGATCGCCTACAAGCGCCGCGCCTAG